Proteins co-encoded in one Medicago truncatula cultivar Jemalong A17 chromosome 8, MtrunA17r5.0-ANR, whole genome shotgun sequence genomic window:
- the LOC11418009 gene encoding fasciclin-like arabinogalactan protein 12 produces the protein MKNMMQQSLISTSFFLLAIAFYTPTTLAQLSPIQTPSTSSPSPPLPSTTASPPLPATTATAPSPGLSTVPLVPTTPTGAPSPTITVPKGPTIDIINILQKAKRFSVLIRLLKTTQLINQLNSQLVSSPSGSGGLTIFAPEDSAFSKLKAGFLNSLTDRQKVELLQFHSLASFVSISNFDTLTNPVQTQAGDDARLQLNVTTYGGSQVSMATGAVNATVTGTVYTDSKLAIYQVDKVLMPLDLVLPAKAPALAPAPAKGLLPKAGKTNSSVADDGSGAGSDDGDGKDLPADVSAAGSVMWVNAVVVFGMGLVGGAVL, from the coding sequence atgaaaaatatgaTGCAACAATCTCTCATTTCCACCTCATTCTTTCTTCTAGCAATTGCTTTCTACACTCCTACCACTTTAGCCCAACTCTCACCAATTCAAACCCCATCAACATCATCACCCTCACCACCCTTACCATCAACAACAGCATCACCACCATTACCAGCAACAACAGCAACAGCACCATCACCAGGATTAAGTACAGTTCCGCTTGTTCCAACAACACCAACTGGTGCACCATCACCCACCATAACAGTCCCAAAAGGACCCACCATTGACATAATCAACATTCTTCAAAAAGCCAAAAGGTTCTCCGTTCTAATCCGTCTTCTCAaaacaacacaattaatcaatCAACTCAACTCGCAGCTGGTATCATCGCCATCAGGTTCCGGAGGGTTAACCATTTTTGCACCAGAAGATTCTGCATTCTCCAAACTCAAAGCAGGGTTCCTCAACTCCCTCACTGATAGACAAAAAGTCGAACTCTTACAGTTTCACTCCCTTGCTTCATTCGTTTCTATTTCAAACTTCGATACCTTAACCAACCCTGTTCAAACACAAGCCGGTGATGATGCTAGGCTTCAACTGAACGTCACTACTTATGGTGGCAGTCAAGTTAGTATGGCTACCGGAGCAGTCAATGCTACCGTTACCGGTACTGTTTATACCGACAGCAAACTTGCTATTTATCAGGTTGATAAGGTACTTATGCCTCTTGATCTTGTTCTTCCGGCTAAGGCTCCAGCTCTGGCTCCTGCACCAGCTAAGGGTTTGTTGCCTAAGGCTGGAAAAACGAATTCTTCAGTTGCAGATGATGGTAGTGGTGCTGGTAGTGATGATGGTGATGGTAAGGATTTACCTGCTGATGTTTCTGCTGCAGGGTCTGTGATGTGGGTGAatgctgttgttgtttttggaatgGGTTTGGTTGGTGGAGCTGTTCTATAA
- the LOC11415872 gene encoding fasciclin-like arabinogalactan protein 11, giving the protein MRNMMQQSLISTSFLLFAITFYTSTTLAQLSPIQSPTTSSPSPPLPSTTASTPLPATTATAPSPGLSTVPLVPTTPAGAPSPTITVPKGPTIDIINILQKAKRFSVLIRLLKTTQLINQLNSQLVSSPSGSGGLTIFAPEDSAFSKLKAGFLNSLTDRQKVELLQFHSLASFVSISNFDTLTNPVQTQAGDDARLQLNVTTYGGSQVSMATGAVNATVTGTVYTDSKLAIYQVDKVLMPLDLVLPAKAPALAPAPAKGLLPKAGKTNSSVADDGSGAGSDDGDGKDLPADISAAGSVMWVNAVVVFGMGLVGGVVL; this is encoded by the coding sequence atgaggAATATGATGCAGCAGTCTCTCATTTCCACCTCATTCCTTCTTTTTGCAATTACTTTTTACACCTCCACCACTTTAGCCCAACTCTCACCAATTCAATCCCCAACAACATCATCTCCATCACCACCCTTACCATCAACAACAGCATCAACACCATTACCAGCAACAACAGCAACAGCGCCATCACCAGGATTAAGCACAGTTCCACTTGTTCCAACAACACCAGCTGGTGCACCATCACCCACCATAACAGTCCCAAAAGGACCCACCATTGACATAATCAACATTCTTCAAAAAGCCAAAAGGTTCTCCGTTCTAATCCGTCTTCTCAaaacaacacaattaatcaatCAACTCAACTCGCAGCTGGTATCATCGCCATCAGGTTCCGGTGGGTTAACCATTTTTGCACCAGAAGATTCTGCATTCTCCAAACTCAAAGCAGGGTTCCTCAACTCCCTCACTGATAGACAAAAAGTCGAACTCTTACAGTTTCACTCCCTTGCTTCATTCGTTTCTATTTCAAACTTCGATACCTTAACCAACCCTGTTCAAACACAAGCCGGTGATGATGCTAGGCTTCAACTGAACGTCACTACTTATGGTGGCAGTCAAGTTAGTATGGCTACCGGAGCAGTCAATGCTACCGTTACCGGTACTGTTTATACCGACAGCAAACTTGCTATTTATCAGGTTGATAAGGTACTTATGCCTCTTGATCTTGTTCTTCCGGCTAAGGCTCCAGCTCTGGCTCCTGCACCAGCTAAGGGTTTGTTGCCTAAGGCTGGAAAAACGAATTCTTCAGTTGCAGATGATGGTAGTGGTGCTGGTAGTGATGATGGTGATGGCAAGGATTTACCTGCTGATATTTCTGCTGCAGGGTCTGTGATGTGGGTGAatgctgttgttgtttttggaatgGGTTTGGTTGGTGGAGTTGTTCTATAA
- the LOC11418008 gene encoding fasciclin-like arabinogalactan protein 12: MNQIFLFSLLLLASIFSSTTLAQSPAAAPKAPEKPAPTKPAPAKPTPSTPAPAPAKPLVPALPQSPTTNPDASGNQDIIKILRKAKSFNTLIRLLKTTQIINQVNAQLVTTKNGGLTILAPDDGAFSELKAGYFNSLGERQQKELIQYHVLPEYVSSSNFDSLSNPVLTLASDSPQGFQINVTAYGNSVNISTGVVDTTITGIVYADKTLAIYHVNKVLIPLDFIKPKAKAPAPAIAKAPKAEKENSSADDDDQTQAHKDSSDAISLNNMHGISVLVSIGVSLLAAGVTTML, translated from the coding sequence atgaatcaaattttCTTGTTCTCACTCCTACTACTTGCCTCCATCTTCTCAAGCACCACTTTAGCTCAATCACCGGCTGCAGCACCAAAAGCACCAGAAAAACCAGCACCTACAAAACCAGCCCCTGCAAAACCAACCCCTTCAACACCTGCTCCAGCACCAGCAAAACCATTAGTCCCAGCATTACCACAATCACCTACAACAAATCCTGATGCATCAGGAAACCAAGACATAATCAAGATTCTAAGAAAAGCCAAATCATTCAACACACTAATCCGTTTGCTCAAAACAACTCAAATCATCAACCAAGTCAATGCACAGCTTGTAACTACAAAAAATGGAGGCTTGACAATTCTTGCACCAGATGATGGTGCCTTTTCAGAACTCAAAGCAGGTTACTTCAATTCCTTGGGAGAAAGACAACAAAAAGAATTGATTCAGTATCATGTTCTTCCTGAATATGTATCAAGTTCTAATTTTGATTCACTCAGCAACCCTGTGTTGACATTAGCAAGTGATAGCCCACAAGGATTTCAGATTAATGTGACGGCATATGGAAACAGTGTGAATATTTCAACCGGGGTTGTTGATACAACCATCACAGGAATTGTTTATGCAGATAAGACACTTGCTATATATCATGTGAATAAGGTTCTTATTCCTTTGGATTTTATTAAGCCTAAAGCTAAAGCTCCAGCACCAGCTATTGCTAAGGCACCTAAAGCTGAGAAAGAGAATTCATCagcagatgatgatgatcaGACTCAGGCACACAAGGATAGTTCTGATGCCATTAGCTTGAATAACATGCATGGAATATCAGTGTTGGTTTCCATCGGAGTTTCTCTGCTTGCAGCTGGAGTAACAACTATGTTGTGA